CACGAGGGCGGCGGTCACCACATGCAACACGGGGGCAAGGTGCAGACGGCGGTCACCTATCTGGCCATGGTGGTGGTGGCCATCGGCCTGGTGGTGTTCTGGGTCACCGGCAGCTAGCGGCCAACCCCTTGCGGCGCTAGCGGGTTCACCGCCGGTGACGTTTCAGACTCGGTGATCAGTCCGGAGCTCCGGGCTGCAGATGCCGGCGCAGGAAGTCCTGGGTCAGGTCCCAGGCCTTCTCCGCCGCCTCGGGCTGGTAGCGCTCGCCGGAGGGGTTGGCGAAGGCGTGATCGGCACCGGGGAAGATCGCGATGGCGTTGTCCTTCCCGAGATCCTCCAGGGCGGTCTCGAATTCCTGCACGCTCTCCACCGGAATGCCCTGGTCTTCTTCACCGAAGATGCCGAGCACCGGCGCCTGCAGCGCTGCCAGCTCGTCGGGGTCGGTGATCAGGCGACCATAGTAGATGACCACCGCCTGGATCTGGTCGGGCATCAGCAAGCCGGTGCGCAGCGACCAACCGCCGCCGAAGCACCAGCCGATGACGCCACTGCGCACCGCGCCCTGGCGCACCAGGAAGTCCTGGGCCTGGCGCAGGTTCTCCTCCAACTCGTCAGTGCGCTCGGTGGTGCCCTGCATCAGCTCCCGGGCCGCCTCCGGAGTGTCCGCCGACTCACCGCCGTAGAGGTCCACCGCCAGCGCCATATAGCCTTCACCGGCCAGGCGCCGGGCCATGTTGCGGATGTTGTCGTTGAGGCCCCACCATTCGTGGATCACCAGAATGCCGGGTACGTCCCCCTGGACTTCCTGGGGCTGGGCGAAGAAGCCCTGGATTTCCCGATCCCCGAGGACGGCGTAGGTCACTTCTTCCTCATCCACCGGCATCGCAGGCTCCTGTTGCGCCGCCGGCGAGGGCTCGGCGGTGTCGTCGGCGTGCTCGGTGGCCATACGATCCTCGTAGGAAGCCTCGGTATCCTCCTCACCGCCCTCTACTGGCTCGTTGGTCGGCGCGGCACAGCCCACGGCCACCAGCGCCAGCACGAGGCCGAGGATCAGGGCGGGCAGAGCTACGGTGGAAACGAGGGAACGGCGAAAGACATCGAACGGGCTCTCTGGGGGAGCGAGCTTCATGGCTGACCTCCTGGCGAATCAAAGGGCAAAGGGGATCTTTCCAACTGCGAAAACGCTACCACAGGGGCGTGACTTCAGCGTGAAACGAGCTCAGCCATCCGCCACCACTTTGCCATCCCGTAGCTCCACGGTGCGGTGGGCTCGGGCGGCGACGTCGGCCTCGTGGGTCACCACGATGATGGTGGCGCCGGCCTGGTGGAGCTGGTCGAGGAGGGCCAGGATCTCTTCGGTGGTGGAAGTATCCAGATTGCCCGTGGGCTCGTCGGCGAGGAGGATGGCGGGGTCGTTGACCAAGGCCCGGGCGATGGCCACCCGCTGGCGCTGGCCGCCGGAAAGCTGGGCCGGGCGGTGGTCCATCCGATCCGCCAAGCCA
The genomic region above belongs to Acidobacteriota bacterium and contains:
- a CDS encoding dienelactone hydrolase family protein; amino-acid sequence: MKLAPPESPFDVFRRSLVSTVALPALILGLVLALVAVGCAAPTNEPVEGGEEDTEASYEDRMATEHADDTAEPSPAAQQEPAMPVDEEEVTYAVLGDREIQGFFAQPQEVQGDVPGILVIHEWWGLNDNIRNMARRLAGEGYMALAVDLYGGESADTPEAARELMQGTTERTDELEENLRQAQDFLVRQGAVRSGVIGWCFGGGWSLRTGLLMPDQIQAVVIYYGRLITDPDELAALQAPVLGIFGEEDQGIPVESVQEFETALEDLGKDNAIAIFPGADHAFANPSGERYQPEAAEKAWDLTQDFLRRHLQPGAPD